From the genome of Aspergillus chevalieri M1 DNA, chromosome 8, nearly complete sequence, one region includes:
- the alkB gene encoding oxidoreductase, 2OG-Fe(II) oxygenase family (COG:A;~EggNog:ENOG410PN0E;~InterPro:IPR027450,IPR004574,IPR037151,IPR005123;~PFAM:PF13532;~go_function: GO:0016491 - oxidoreductase activity [Evidence IEA];~go_process: GO:0055114 - oxidation-reduction process [Evidence IEA]) — MAQIKGLNAHDRPPDSIRQRYKKYQKTPLAEIDHDSSILDLQALDPDSLPDGISVSEWRSSEDFRLAFDQFVKGDGSVWQHRGPLLENIPVFTHRSVSGLLMIPSMFPPTVQIELLSRLFHRDLSNNEHQTNLHLHYDVTYPYQAQNTEIPDGPGSSSSDQTRNQIPSFFADDPTRTIHPKDPGTHKPITVQNLLEKKLRWITLGGQYDWTAKVYPDGPPPPFPNDVAELLRAAFPETEAQAAILNVYSAGDTLSAHRDVSEECDVGLISVSFGCDGLFMISHDDGIECEIIRLRSGDAVYMNGPSRFAWHGVPKVLPETCPNWLADWPSLSHDKTDPSQYALWKGWMSGKRINLNVRQMTNSMLHEAVVTGH; from the exons ATGGCTCAGATCAAAGGCCTCAATGCTCATGATCGTCCTCCAGACTCCATCCGTCAACGCTACAAGAAATATCAGAAAACTCCTCTAGCGGAAATTGACCACGACTCTAGCATACTTGATCTCCAGGCTTTGGACCCGGACAGTCTTCCAGATGGCATCTCTGTTTCGGAATGGAGGTCCAGCGAGGACTTTCGACTGGCATTTGACCAGTTCGTCAAAGGCGACGGCAGTGTATGGCAGCACAGAGGTCCTTTACTTGAAAATATTCCCGTCTTTACTCATCGATCCGTCTCTG GCCTGCTAATGATCCCGTCGATGTTTCCCCCTACCGTCCAGATCGAACTGCTGTCTCGTCTATTCCACCGCGATCTGTCAAACAACGAACACCAGACGAATCTTCATCTGCATTACGATGTTACCTATCCCTATCAGGCGCAAAACACCGAGATTCCAGATGGCCCTGGTTCTTCAAGCTCAGACCAAACTCGGAATCAAATCCCATCATTCTTTGCAGACGATCCAACGAGGACCATCCACCCCAAGGATCCAGGAACGCATAAGCCGATCACGGTACAGAACTTGTTAGAGAAAAAGCTCCGCTGGATCACACTTGGCGGCCAATATGATTGGACTGCCAAAGTATACCCAGACGGCCCCCCCCCTCCATTCCCGAATGATGTTGCGGAGCTCTTGCGCGCAGCCTTTCCAGAGACGGAAGCGCAAGCTGCAATACTGAACGTTTATTCCGCCGGGGATACATTGAGCGCCCATCGCGATGTCAGCGAGGAGTGTGATGTGGGCTTGATCAGTGTCAGTTTCGGTTGCGATGGATTGTTCATGATTAGCCATGACGATGGTATTGAGTGTGAAATTATTCGTCTTCGATCAGGAGACGCTGTGTATATGAATGGTCCATCGCGATTTGCATGGCATGGAGTGCCAAAGGTCTTACCAGAAACATGTCCGAATTGGCTAGCAGACTGGCCATCGCTATCTCACGACAAAACTGATCCATCGCAATATGCACTTTGGAAGGGCTGGATGTCCGGAAAGAGAATCAACTTGAACGTCCGACAAATGACGAATTCTATGCTACATGAGGCGGTTGTTACTGGCCATTGA
- a CDS encoding uncharacterized protein (COG:S;~EggNog:ENOG410PNCM;~InterPro:IPR029058,IPR013094;~PFAM:PF07859;~go_function: GO:0016787 - hydrolase activity [Evidence IEA]) produces MRLLAHFLTRWHSRLCPFSFFTLRRASFSSSCRRYSSYSDRTFGIPVGSNGHVLLSVTESLASPKQAYPNVTVYLPPGPVFQRQNTPTSTDVKNSVSHNDTDSFHTQHHLAASTSSTVVTIHYRLGTIEPPEEQLPDAESPKDDGSSTAKSAAAKPNENQPPRLVHYEYQNAVHDILTAFDWIQKTFQPNQLNILGSHVGGSLALMLALTESQSIHAVAAVEPICDWTELDQWCEIAEYLTTRPEPTLEGIEGSMAYMAISDTEKQEKRWRSKSCSVAPPDLVPLLEARESLFVKPERYFDPFASPVLFVRTPGRAIPAKFPQYLTGPDKPIPVLKERIVLDVMSLGLAEDEDTLPGELLSEELDDEGFTHYDTEISPIYIVSDHTGRRYNVEIPMYRKKLLRWPPYGLEYGLSGATWFQPHLLEFKRLDTTLPWVHIFIRQPKSKRSRTVLSEQAKDMQKLMQKACLWDDRGGKESGEKGVGLSRIPSDEAWPASARMEKAAGEWLESVRDWPRNPEKKKQRIGEELS; encoded by the exons ATGCGCCTTCTAGCACATTTCTTGACAAGATGGCACTCGAGGCTTTgtcctttttcctttttcacTCTACGAAGAGCTTCCTTTTCGTCTTCTTGCAGACGATACTCTTCATATTCCGATAGGACCTTTGGCATCCCTGTGGGGAGCAATGGGCATGTCTTGTTGAG TGTAACCGAATCACTCGCATCTCCGAAACAAGCCTATCCGAATGTTACCGTTTATCTTCCCCCGGGACCGGTTTTCCAGCGACAGAATACACCTACAAGTACCGATGTGAAGAATTCGGTCTCCCACAATGACACCGATTCCTTTCACACCCAACATCACCTCGCAGCATCGACCTCCTCAACCGTCGTAACTATCCACTACCGCCTAGGCACAATCGAACCACCCGAGGAACAACTCCCCGACGCAGAATCTCCCAAAGATGACGGTAGCAGTACTGCGAAATCAGCAGCCGCTAAACCCAATGAGAATCAGCCACCCCGCCTTGTCCATTACGAATACCAGAATGCCGTTCACGATATATTAACAGCCTTCGACTGGATCCAGAAAACCTTCCAGCCGAATCAGCTGAATATCCTGGGTAGCCACGTCGGGGGCTCGCTGGCGCTGATGCTCGCGCTTACGGAATCGCAGTCTATACATGCTGTCGCGGCCGTGGAACCAATCTGCGACTGGACGGAGTTAGATCAGTGGTGCGAGATTGCAGAGTACTTGACAACAAGACCTGAACCAACGCTCGAGGGAATAGAAGGATCAATGGCATACATGGCCATATCTGACACTGAAAAGCAAGAGAAGAGGTGGAGAAGCAAGTCTTGCTCCGTTGCACCGCCAGATCTAGTTCCCCTCCTCGAAGCCCGGGAGTCACTCTTCGTCAAACCAGAGCGGTACTTCGACCCGTTTGCGTCCCCGGTTCTCTTCGTCCGTACCCCGGGAAGGGCCATCCCCGCAAAGTTCCCGCAATACCTCACCGGCCCCGACAAACCCATCCCGGTATTAAAAGAGCGAATCGTCCTCGACGTAATGTCTCTCGGTCTcgcagaagacgaagacacTCTACCAGGCGAACTGTTAAGCGAAGAACTAGACGACGAGGGCTTCACCCACTACGACACCGAAATCTCACCCATCTACATAGTATCCGACCACACCGGACGAAGATACAACGTCGAGATCCCCATGTACCGCAAAAAACTCCTCCGCTGGCCGCCCTACGGCCTCGAGTACGGTCTCAGCGGAGCAACATGGTTCCAACCACACCTCCTTGAATTTAAGCGGTTGGATACGACGCTTCCATGGGTTCATATATTCATCCGCCAGCCGAAGTCTAAAAGGTCCAGGACTGTCCTCTCGGAACAAGCTAAGGATATGCAGAAACTTATGCAGAAGGCTTGTCTGTGGGATGATAGGGGTGGTAAGGAATCTGGTGAGAAGGGTGTTGGTTTGTCGAGAATCCCTTCGGATGAAGCATGGCCTGCTAGCGCTCGCATGGAGAAGGCGGCTGGGGAGTGGTTGGAGAGTGTTCGGGATTGGCCACGGAATCctgagaagaaaaaacaacGCATAGGTGAAGAGTTGAGCTAA
- a CDS encoding uncharacterized protein (COG:O,T;~EggNog:ENOG410PG3B), whose amino-acid sequence MDHDDRSDLSFVPPSSRSGSRTPRRIRKQPPQDTVKQFWDQFSTKFPGKVYTVLPDNSYARSKAARIPKGAIQGQNAAKPYDQARSECERAVNRIVRECERLNQRYTDPHFDIEVDLKSGRRDYLDGLDVCNLEMQPKGVKRVTVSDLKAAR is encoded by the coding sequence ATGGACCACGACGACAGGAGCGACCTATCCTTCGTACCACCATCTTCACGTTCCGGAAGCCGAACACCGCGAAGGATCAGAAAACAACCTCCACAAGATACCGTGAAGCAATTCTGGGACCAATTCAGCACCAAGTTCCCAGGAAAGGTCTACACCGTTCTTCCTGATAATTCGTATGCACGCAGCAAAGCCGCGCGGATACCCAAAGGCGCCATTCAGGGCCAGAATGCGGCAAAGCCGTACGACCAAGCCAGGAGCGAGTGTGAGCGGGCTGTTAATCGGATTGTGCGGGAGTGCGAACGCTTGAATCAGAGGTATACGGATCCGCACTTTGATATCGAGGTTGATTTGAAATCAGGGCGGAGGGACTACTTGGATGGGCTGGATGTGTGTAATTTGGAGATGCAGCCGAAAGGCGTCAAGAGGGTTACTGTAAGCGATCTCAAGGCCGCAAGATGA
- a CDS encoding uncharacterized protein (COG:O,T;~EggNog:ENOG410PG3B;~InterPro:IPR038765,IPR001300;~MEROPS:MER0019360;~go_function: GO:0004198 - calcium-dependent cysteine-type endopeptidase activity [Evidence IEA];~go_process: GO:0006508 - proteolysis [Evidence IEA]), whose protein sequence is MAALCTLGNKKRLIDNICVARNEKVGVYGFVFFRDGEWQQCIVDDKLYLRAADYDESLDERQVWDDIIRRDTEEEYRKAFQTGSRALYFAQCADENEIWLPLLEKAFAKAHGDYCAIEGGFVGEAIEDLTGGVTVDILSSSILDKDRFWKEELMKVNQDFLFGCGTGFWSNWLCPKYQGRPRDRKGIFENHSYSIMEAREIDGHRLLRLRNPWGKKEWSGAWSDGSEQWTPEWMERLGHKFGNDGVFWISYEDLLKKYQHFERTRLFGREWAVTQQWTTLNVPWSADYHSTKFMITVRKESPVAIVLSQLDSRHFKGLAGEYDFALKFRVQKDGEEDYLVRSQSSHLLKRSANAEITLKPGRYCVLMNITAYRNPDVESTEEAVSRLASTRREKLVQIGLSYDLAHAKGRVVETEREKKAREEYEMRRRALDRKKRREETKKKLQKEWIRERKMAARKKRATERLTGRKDSFSCNESLGNGVLRKGSPEDSTVNSLATSGINGTTPTVQLNGYNKLKRKRDSRHLSIDTNFTADDFDSSDLELLDGFEFDSDIDLPEKPEPVKQAHRELSVYSPHESISGHWNAVCVVGLRVYSKDPKLSLEVVRPVPEDDVEAALDMDDPAVSATNERGGWDQFSF, encoded by the exons ATGGCAGCTTTGTGTACTCTGGGAAACAAAAAGCGCCTTATCGACAATATCTGCGTCGCGCGAAATGAGAAAGTCGGTGTTTATGGATTCGTTTTCTTCCGAG ATGGCGAATGGCAACAATGTATTGTAGATGACAAGCTGTATCTGCGTGCTGCAGATTACGATGAATCATTAGACGAGCGACAGGTCTGGGACGATATCATCCGTAGGGACACCGAAGAGGAATACCGGAAAGCCTTTCAGACTGGATCGAGAGCCCTGTATTTTGCTCAGTGTGCGGATGAGAACGAAATATGGCTGCCACTACTGGAGAAGGCTTTTGCAAAGGCACACGGAGACTATTGTGCTATTGAAGGTGGATTTGTGGG AGAAGCCATTGAAGACCTTACCGGTGGTGTCACCGTAGATATATTGTCCAGTAGTATTCTGGACAAAGACCGCTTTTGGAAAGAGGAACTTATGAAAGTTAACCAGGACTTCCTTTTCGGTTGTGGCACTGGTTTCTGGTCCAATTGGTTGTGTCCAAAGTACCAAGGTCGTCCTAGGGACAGAAAGGGTATATTCGAGAATCACTCGTACTCTATCATGGAGGCCCGAGAAATTGATGGCCATCGTTTGCTTCGATTGCG GAATCCCTGGGGCAAGAAAGAGTGGAGCGGAGCATGGAGTGATGGTTCTGAACAGTGGACTCCGGAATGGATGGAGAGGTTAGGACACAAATTCGGTAATGACGGG GTCTTCTGGATTTCTTATGAGGACCTGCTTAAAAAGTACCAGCATTTCGAGCGAACACGCCTGTTTGGGCGTGAGTGGGCAGTAACTCAACAATGGACTACGCTTAATGTCCCGTGGTCTGCAGATTATCACAGTACCAAATTCATGATTACTgtgagaaaagaaagtccCGTGGCGATTGTCCTCTCGCAG CTCGATTCACGTCACTTCAAAGGATTAGCAGGCGAGTACGACTTCGCTCTCAAGTTCAGGGTACAGAAGGATGGCGAGGAAGATTACCTTGTCCGCAGTCAGAGCAGCCATCTATTGAAACGTTCCGCCAACGCAGAGATTACTCTCAAGCCAGGTCGTTATTGTGTCCTCATGAATATCACAGCGTACCGAAACCCCGATGTGGAATCAACAGAGGAGGCCGTTAGTCGCTTAGCTTCAACAAGGCGCGAGAAATTGGTTCAGATCGGGCTGTCGTATGATCTGGCACACGCCAAGGGTCGTGTTGTCGAGacggaaagagagaagaaagccCGCGAGGAGTATGAGATGCGCCGCAGAGCGCTTGATAGAAAAAAGCGACGcgaagaaacgaaaaagAAGTTGCAAAAAGAGTGGATTCGAGAACGGAAGATGGCAGCTCGGAAAAAGAGGGCAACAGAGAGACTTACTGGTCGAAAGGACAGCTTCTCCTGTAATGAATCCCTGGGAAATGGTGTACTTAGAAAGGGATCGCCCGAGGACTCCACAGTCAACAGTCTGGCTACATCCGGAATCAACGGCACCACTCCCACCGTTCAGCTAAACGGTTACAATAAGCTAAAGCGCAAGAGAGACTCGAGGCATCTTAGCATTGACACAAATTTCACGGCAGATGACTTTGACAGCAGTGATCTGGAACTGCTAGACGGATTTGAGTTCGACTCTGATATCGACCTGCCCGAGAAACCTGAACCTGTGAAACAAGCGCATCGAGAGCTCTCAGTCTACTCCCCACATGAGTCTATCAGTGGCCATTGGAATGCAGTGTGCGTTGTAGGTCTGCGAGTCTATTCTAAGGATCCGAAGTTGAGCCTGGAAGTCGTTCGTCCTGTGCCGGAAGATGATGTGGAAGCGGcattggatatggatgaCCCTGCGGTATCTGCTACAAATGAGAGAGGCGGATGGGATCAATTCTCTTTTTAA
- the nimX gene encoding cyclin-dependent serine/threonine-protein kinase CDC28 (COG:D;~EggNog:ENOG410PFG7;~InterPro:IPR017441,IPR008271,IPR000719,IPR011009;~PFAM:PF07714,PF00069;~go_function: GO:0004672 - protein kinase activity [Evidence IEA];~go_function: GO:0005524 - ATP binding [Evidence IEA];~go_process: GO:0006468 - protein phosphorylation [Evidence IEA]), with translation MENYHRIEKIGEGTYGVVYKARELTHPGRIVALKKIRLEAEDEGVPSTAIREISLLKEMHDPNIVSLLNIVHADGHKLYLVFEFLDLDLKKYMEALPVSEGGRGKALPDGTTMRKDMGLGDAMVKKFMAQLVEGIRYCHSHRILHRDLKPQNLLIDREGNLKLADFGLARAFGVPLRTYTHEVVTLWYRAPEILLGGRQYSTGVDMWSAGAIFAEMCTRRPLFPGDSEIDEIFKIFRLLGTPDENIWPGVSSFPDYKPTFPKWKRQDMANVVPGLEDAGLDLIEGLLEYDPARRLSAKQACLHPYFQHGSSYYSGRNRAKGYH, from the exons ATGGAGAACTACCACCGGATTGAGAAGATCGGAGAGG GAACTTACGGTGTCGTCTACAAAGCCCGCGAACTCACCCACCCCGGCCGTATTGTTGCCCTGAAGAAGATTCGTCTGGAAGCCGAAGATGAAGGTGTCCCTAGCACAGCCATTCGTGAGATTTCTTTGCTCAAGGAGATGCACGATCCCAACATCGTCAGCCTTCTCAACATTGTGCACGCCGATGGCCACAAGCTCTATCTCGTCTTTGAATTTCTGGATCTCGACCTCAAGAAGTATATGGAGGCTCTCCCCGTGAGCGAAGGTGGACGCGGAAAGGCCCTTCCGGATGGTACTACAATGAGGAAAGACATGGGCTTGGGAGATGCCATGGTCAAGAAGTTCATGGCCCAGCTCGTGGAAGGAATCCGATACTGCCACAGCCACCGTATCCTGCATCGGGACCTCAAACCGCAGAACCTGCTCATCGACCGCGAGGGTAACCTGAAATTGGCCGATTTTGGATTGGCGAGAGCTTTTGGTGTCCCGCTGAGAACTTACACTCACGAA GTCGTGACATTGTGGTACCGTGCTCCTGAGATTCTTCTGGGTGGTCGGCAATATTCCACCGGTGTCGACATGTGGTCTGCTGGTGCAATCTTTGCAGAAATGTGCACACGTAGACCGCTCTTCCCCGGTGATTCCGAGATTGACGAGATTTTCAAGATCTTCAG ACTTCTCGGTACTCCAGACGAGAACATTTGGCCTGGCGTCTCATCTTTCCCCGACTACAAACCTACGTTCCCCAAGTGGAAGCGTCAAGATATGGCTAACGTCGTTCCTGGGTTGGAAGACGCCGGCCTCGATCTCATAGAAGGCCTACTCGAGTATGACCCAGCACGTCGGCTTTCCGCGAAACAGGCCTGCTTGCACCCATACTTCCAACACGGTAGCTCTTACTATTCTGGTCGCAACCGGGCAAAAGGGTACCATTAG
- a CDS encoding uncharacterized protein (COG:S;~EggNog:ENOG410PPDJ), producing MEDTPSSRPPEVDTPEGSTGGDDNQGQTPAAKGQTVKDRKCQYCQQSFTSSSLGRHLDQFLFKKKPDGIHNVEEIRRIRSGITRRQARTSTGKRDTPERITAKGQSDPYGAGENSGRSRDGQVRMMFNTPTWHATGVINDIPNPNNPQDGAARYTPSQSRTGSINLPDYARRNASSQNPDTMRALELALREVLDNIRAATSRMRPRISPFDFDIQSQTFPSLCLQLLPPPPSLFSATPFPSSSSFSLEPPGTEHLEIVRQALRAKIAQWQSDQLSADATNNSQSGRFGMGMDSSMITRGVQQHEDMSLRHLELAYKHWMSLPPEEKGSVWQLEITRAFAREMDKRKSLDEQLARVQQEANQLRAQVERLGSCQWPREFALFPPDTLPLPRDVARELDVKESHLNPHSPRWDYENVVAKWKRVVMHDRSMGRVGVGYSNPVLDENDNSPEQSKLRTGDESNHSRSKSMQGARASSPENQQSPQPGGQSASSSNQYRSPYLESSRSPVAGGPPAKRARLMNGNGNGNGPEGSAAPSPNQSGPSASHSWNSHHQPQPLTVSNLAAPSAPTPSPSNSGA from the exons ATGGAGGACACCCCTTCTTCTCGACCACCTGAGGTCGATACCCCCGAAGGCTCTACTGGAGGCGATGACAACCAGGGCCAGACGCCTGCCGCGAAGGGCCAGACAGTCAAGGACCGAAAATGCCAATATTGCCAGCAATCCTTTACCTCATCCTCCCTTGGTCGACATCTCGACCAATTCCTGTTTAAGAAGAAGCCCGATGGTATACACAATGTTGAGGAAATCCGACGTATTCGAAGTGGTATCACCCGACGCCAGGCGCGCACCTCGACCGGCAAACGAGACACCCCTGAGCGAATCACGGCGAAAGGCCAATCAGATCCGTACGGCGCTGGGGAGAACAGTGGGAGGTCACGAGATGGTCAGGTCCGTATGATGTTCAACACGCCAACTTGGCATGCGACCGGTGTTATCAATGATATTCCGAATCCAAACAATCCCCAGGATGGCGCTGCGCGATACACGCCGTCGCAGTCCCGGACAGGGTCCATAAACTTGCCGGACTACGCTCGTCGGAATGCAAGCTCGCAGAATCCTGATACTATGAGGGCATTGGAATTGGCCTTGCGAGAGGTATTGGACAACATTAGAGCTGCGAC TTCCAGGATGCGGCCACGGATTTCTCCATTTGACTTCGATATCCAATCTCAAACGTTTCCATCGCTTTGCTTGCAATTGCTTCCGCCTCCCCCGAGCCTTTTCTCCGCGACCCCATTcccatcttcttcctcattctCCTTGGAACCTCCGGGAACTGAGCATCTAGAGATCGTTCGACAAGCCCTTCGGGCCAAGATCGCGCAATGGCAATCAGATCAACTCTCTGCTGATGCCACGAACAATTCTCAATCCGGAAGATTCGGTATGGGTATGGATTCTAGTATGATTACTCGAGGTGTCCAGCAGCACGAGGATATGAGCTTGAGGCATCTTGAATTGGCATATAAACATTGGATGTCGCTTCCTCCGGAGGAGAAAGGCAGTGTATGGCAACTTGAAATCACCCGCGCATTTGCCCGGGAAATGGACAAACGGAAATCCTTGGATGAACAGTTAGCGCGCGTTCAGCAGGAGGCGAATCAGCTCCGCGCGCAGGTCGAGAGGCTCGGTTCCTGCCAGTGGCCAAGAGAATTTGCTCTCTTCCCACCGGATACTCTCCCATTACCGCGCGATGTTGCTCGAGAGCTGGACGTGAAGGAAAGCCATCTCAACCCCCATTCTCCTCGATGGGATTACGAAAACGTGGTAGCCAAATGGAAACGAGTGGTGATGCACGATCGAAGCATGGGCCGTGTTGGCGTAGGATACTCGAACCCCGTTCTGGACGAAAACGATAATTCTCCGGAGCAGTCTAAACTACGCACGGGCGACGAATCCAACCACAGCCGATCAAAATCCATGCAGGGTGCCCGCGCCTCAAGCCCTGAAAATCAACAGTCTCCTCAACCTGGTGGTCAATCTgcctcctcatccaaccAGTATCGCTCGCCTTACCTCGAATCCAGCCGGAGTCCCGTAGCCGGTGGCCCACCAGCAAAACGTGCTCGTCTGATGAATGGAAATGGAAATGGAAACGGTCCTGAGGGTTCTGCTGCTCCCTCCCCGAATCAAAGTGGCCCTAGCGCTTCTCACTCTTGGAACTCTCACCACCAACCTCAACCTCTTACGGTGTCTAACCTCGCGGCACCCTCTGCTCCGACCCCTTCTCCGTCTAATTCTGGTGCATAG